In the genome of Carya illinoinensis cultivar Pawnee chromosome 13, C.illinoinensisPawnee_v1, whole genome shotgun sequence, the window AATCatatattacaagaaattatgttaatttgtaaaattattttttaaaattttttattgttaaagCATTTCTTTTAGCTAAAAGCACGTGTTGATTTAAAATGACATTGAAACAAATTAGATTGGGTACAATTGCACAAATGAGTCAATAAAAGAATTAGTAGTACATTTAATCTAATAGCAAGATGGGGCGATGACGCAATATatacatatgcatgcatatatatatatatattgtgtagGACCTTTCAATTAAATATGTTTTGttataaatctatttatatgatcatttttaaccatcaattaagactaaTCTTTAGCTATTAATTAAAACTATTGagtcatcaattaagacttatttttaatcattaattaagACTTAAGATATACCTATTTTtttgtattcatatatatatgagtatcatttacttgtatatgatcaagtttttgtattgaataaaaattatttctcttgcaatattatttctcttttagtttcataacacgttatcagtacGAGGTTCTGTTGATTCTAAAGTTAGtggtcttctacttcaagtaagttttttaatatattatttgcaatcccCAATGTgagtattaaatattatattccttattattacttgataaaattttatgtttattcacatagtttatatctCAGTCATATCTATGGTAAATTAAAATTTCCATAACttacatttcagttatatctgtggtcaatttttattcacatagtttatatacaagttctatttatttttttatacttgttatgaattattgatgataagattcattttgtaatagaaatggagcATCTCTGAAGGATTGccctaaaccaataattttatttgatatcTCATAATAATAGATCTATTGATTCTGTGAAATAGTTTAAAGGAGTGATACATATATCAAAAGATCGGAATCCttccaaaagctcattattatTAATGAACCTGAAGTTGTATAATTGAAATTGTATAGAGAAAAAccactaaagaatatatgtttaaaataaatCCCTCAAATGtactcctgaagtagcaatattgaGTACGAAAGTTTACAAGatattctaaacttatatcttgtcttctagtggctgtacaaaataatgagtttttattaagaaatcattagtcacgtcttactagttccacatcattccctgaagtgaatgatattggatttatatcattATTAGAAGAGAATAGtgcattttttttccaaataaaccaAGAGTTTGGACAtggtaatgaatatctttatagtaCTTCTATGATTTCGATAATTTCGGACCAGAAGCTCATATTGGAAAAACTATcagctttctctttgaaataatattatacaactattgaatcaaatattatgatacaTCAAAAgtaatatgattcaaaatatttgtatgtttttcataattatcttgatcatccgaaATCAATTACATAAAatcgaataattttcatatagacgtctataaaagaaccagaaaattcttttcctataaagtcttcccaccatgagcagaaagaaaaatttgctagaagcaaataaaataaaataatttgacgttatcttaattattatatgtgaactggaagttcagatgataattaatttatagatacaataagataaaaatgtctcatattctatctgctaaaatcccagcgatgATTTAAGTCctcgtaggacaattaagaaatttagcagtctaatgaacataaaaAATGTCTAAAAACGTGTGaaacctattgatacaaaagataaaacattccgaaagataaaaacacaaaaaaaaaaaaaaaaaaaattggtgctcctgaagaggcagTACCCACAAAATAAGCAATAAGATCCATTCAAACTTTTTGAACAAAATTCTCTCATAATAAAAACTTCTGAAGAGTATAATCCTTCTGaaaaggtttttcatgaaatgtctttcCTTAAAGAGGGATGAGTacttgaaaataacgagatatcgatacatttcatgagtattggagaaattccggatagaaataaaaccgttgtcgacaacgtatttttatataagatagcaattgacattaccagaaataatgaagaaaatgagtCAAGAACCGTCGAAAATTACCAACGTAAAAATATTGgctaaaataaaaagaaacaattcttgcagaattgatatcactagtaaaatattatacatatgGACTTGTAGTCCAAATATCTAAGaagtgatgcttgttgaatattaatgggtatttgtataaatgaaataaaaatgtgataaataaatCACGAGTCGGTTTCTCACAGAAATAATATTGGTATACTTTTGAAGtgaatgaaattatattaaggtttttattagcttgatagtTACCAAGAGTTTGTGTatacatgattaactgcatatttatatggatcgcTAGATATGCaatgcatgaagcatatagtcctgaagtacttattctatcaagttttaaaaatccttatatgatctaaaacaatccaaacgcaTGTGGAATAAgctattttccatatatttttagTATCTAGATTATCTTTTATtacagtttatatagatgatttaaatatcattgaggcttcagaagagctcatgaaaactgcacatatttgaaatataaatcagaAACCCTTTCAAATTCGAGggggaaataaataaaattattagttctgaaatactATCTCTTAAATGTAATTagtatttcatattcatattacGATTTTGTAATAAATGTGctttattaaaggagaaataaaatggagcatatagaacatctaccagaagatagaaacacaatatgaataatatcaaatattattttattatctcgaaataaaattatagaaatttgaggctcttcgcctcattctttaaacgatcTTGCTCTTCAAGAATTTGCATGGCATCTCTGTCTAAAGGAGTAAGCAATCGAAAAGAATAGtcaagcaaggattttaaatttatattttcttgctttattgctcctatcttcTTATTGGACtctagaagaagtcgctgaatgatagaaattttctcgttgaatttgtcaacctcacaagttttaaattgtagtcgctgagaaaatacgacaatggttgatgagtatcgggtaccgagactcacaagctcgtaaaTAGAATCATCATCTCACTTattagtcaaataattattgtattgcattatagcacctacgatagaagcataaacaactgatgaatgaggtgtagaatacctcatatattggtcacgAGAAGATTGTTGggccattgcagagtaagaatgcagactaattatagaaaagtgaaaaatatgaGATGTGAataaagatgagctgaatatttttttatagagaaaattatgaaagcatgataaaattatatatattgatagaggATATGCTAAACACAGATATCCTAAAGTTATTTACTATGCCATGAAATTAAAAGCAGCTTGCCCCTACTCCATTTGAAGTTGGAGTTTTTTAAATATCCACGGTGAGATTAAATGCAGTTTGTCCTTATTCTCTAAGTATTTGGAGTTCTTCAAATATCCGTTGCTGCTGATCCTGAAAATCACGGGCATACTGTTTTAGCGCCTTATTCTCCTCCTTTGATTTCTTGTTCTTACGACTCTTTGTAGAGAGCTTATAATgcaattaagatatttgattattgagttggtTGACCTCATTCACTTTAGCTAATAACCTCTAAGACATGGTCGTAACAGAGGCAAAATATTGAACACTAAGAAATCTTGATTCTGAAACGACATCAGAATAACTCCTTCTAGAAAAATGAATCTCTGCTTTTGTCATAAGAGCAACATCCTCAGGTGAGTAAAAGGAAGAATAAAgcatctctattgcttcacagTGTCTCTAGTGAAGTATCTCTCTACAAgggacaagagatgtagcatcatagtcCTGCAGCGCCTGACAGCTctagaaaagttataaaatcttgcggtgcttgtctggtctaaaaatgtggccaccatttttgttgaaaatgGAGGTtggcggcttaattttgataacttctccactaactatgttatttacaagaactccagaagagcatAACTCCataagagtagtgaatttaatgttaaaatgatcttaaatcaatatggtgaatttgattactaaaacattatcaactgcatcatttaaagagttggtacacaGTATTGAGATGCATCAATGCAAAGACTTTTCACTATAAAGTTTTgaagcacttttatatggacaaagctcatcccctgagtactccaatggttgttcgatcattTGATGAACAGAAATATCTATTTCGTCCTTatgaagacgatgaagaaattcttgattCTGAAGTACCTTATCTTAGTGCAATTGAAActctgatgtatcttgcaaattgcactcagtctgatattgcattttcagttaatttacttgtaaGATATAGTTCCataccaactcgaagacattgaaaTGATATTAAACATATCATTCATTGCCTCTGAGGTATGAttgatatgtgattattttatcaacatggatcaagttcacaattagttggatatgtggatgcaggttatctttcagatccacacagacagatcattgcaattcatgaggagaaatgtgaaattaatgtcaagcagatacggtCAAATGATAATCtggtagatttattcactaaagcattaccaactgcaacatttaagaagattgtgcaaaacattagaatgcggagacttgaagacctattatcatgcacttttaagggggagtaatgtcttgaaaatttatgctgattgtactcttttttcttcgcTAAAGTTTTATCCCATTAGattttcctttgcaagtttTTAATGAAGAAATTTTAAAGCACTTAACGATATACAttaatattgtactctttttctttcgttataggtttttttttcccactaaatttttccttggcaaggttttaacgaggcatattctttatgtatggtcatccaaagaaAGATGTTATAAATCTATTTGTATGACCAtctttagccattaattaagactattgcatcaattaagacctatccttagccatcaattaagacttaagtTATACCTACTCCTTTATATTCCTaaatatatgggtatcattcacttgtatatgatCAAGTTTTTATTTCGAATAACAATTATTTCTcttacaatatcatttctcttttaatttcataacatatttaaaattatggcCATTGAATATAATCCATAGTTCTAGAAGAGTTCATATGttgaaattatgaaaactaGAAACACTATTCATCATTCATCaagtatttttctcttttgtttatgACCAGTGGTTTGAAGGCAAACTACAAGTTTTGGCTTAATATTGAAAACCATTATATGAAATTAATGATCTTTCACTGTATATTTTCTCTAGATCCAGGGCCTATCTACaactgaaaaatatttaataaaaataaaggatatttaattattatcagTGTTTAGTCCCCAGAAGGAATCTTAGCCCATCTATTCATAGATTTTGTGTACCTGTAATTGCATGTATTTTGAACTTCTACCTCTTTAGCCAGCCATAACCCAGCGCGAGTCTTGTTATCTATCAATCCACgtgttaatatattatttgttgtgaaatccattacaattttaaaacatcaagtattttataatataatttaaggcTTGTGTTGATGTGTAAAAATATGAGACTtgtagatagatttttttttttctttttatattaaattatatgactataaataagtataaaattatttaaaaggtCATGATAATAGGTTCTACTTAGTCACTgagaattctcatatgagaattttgagttttaagattaaatgttaaaatattatattttaatattattattattttgagatttgaaaaagttaagaaaaagttgaattgtttattatattttatatagggatttgagaaagttgtaataataagatgataattttgtatttaagatgaaaaattcCAATGGCCAAACAATACCTAAgtattaagaaatttaaaattttagaattctAGGTCGCTTCCTTTTTTAGCTTTGTAACACTTCAATCTCGTTTGGATATTGAACTGATTTGAGAtgaatcaaatatttttataaataataatgagttgagatggtgaaGTGAGTTTTATATGACTTAcctaaaatgaatttagatgtgtttggatattaagatgagtttagatatatttatgagaagttaaaaTAGATTATAAGTTCCGCGTATAAAGAGATGTCGAGTTAAAAAAGTTATGAGTCACACGTATAAAGATATCTTGATTTGAggtgaatttaataatttgagagttaagtgtttggatgttagactcagtttaaaattatactaaattaaattgattttagttgagtatttagtataattttaaactgagttcATCtactttcctttaaaaaaaaaaaaaaaggaaaattcctTCTCAGAtttaattcattataattagTAATCAAAGAAGATTGTGTGAGATAATGAATTCAAACAATTaactttccatatatatatataataagaaaatattatataatatactctCATTCTAGCGCtttatcttaatatatatacatacatatacatatatatatatatatatatatatatatatatatatattcatcctTGTGACACTATCTATTAATCATTGAATTTGTAATATACGGAAAAACAAAAGGGTTAACGTAATAATTGATTATATGGCACAAAActcctgcatatatatattgtgtacAAAACAAGCGAAAATGCAGCTTTACAACTCAAAAGGAACTCAATTCCATCACAAACTTAGTTTTCCTCTTCACCATCTCTCCCACAGCTTCCCTAAAAACTGCCTTATCTTCATGATCCTCCTTTCCATCCAAATCACCCACCAACAAATCACCATCACTTTTTCCTTCTCCCCACGTCACCCCTCCATTAACAGGCCTGATCACCATAACTGTCACTCCTTTCATGACAATCCCGGATGCCGGAAACTCCATTACCGGCTCGTACCATAGCTTAATGCACGAGTTTGGTATGGGAGTCCTCTCCGTCGACGTCCCCATCGAGTTCATAGTAATATTCCTCAGCTCAACGAGCTGTTCTTCCGCCATGCAAAGCTTCCCTTGCTTGCTTACATCCGTAACAACAACGCTTTGAAGCGTACGGCACTTTGCAACAATCTCTTTCAACAAGTAGTGCCTCACGGACGCAGATACCAAGCAAGATATTGTCCACATTATTTGTAAGTCGAGCACTTCTTCGGCTAAATATGGTTGAAAAcattcttgttcttcttcatcacGTACTTCGTTTCCAGTGTTCGTTGATGAAAGTTTCTTCCTTTCAAAAGATGTTGCCCCAAGGATTACGCAACTCTTGAGCTCCTGTCCAAATTCAGCTTTCCACTTGAGCAATCTTAATGAATGATCACCACTGTCAAATCCCATGTCACAGCCAATGCAAGGTAGCTCTAAATGCAAAGTCTTTACTCCATTGAAGTTTTTCAAAACTCCATAAGGGGAATGGTATAAGAAATGGTCAGGCTTGAAGTTTGTAGCGTGTCTAGCAAAAATGATATGTTGAAGAAATCGAACGAGTTTTGTGACCAAATTCTGCACAAAAACCTTGAAAACTTTTTTGGGTAAGCCCTCCCCGGGTTTTGGATCAGGTACAACacgagggaggggaagaaaaacaGTGTCAATTTGAGGAATAAGAGAAGCAAAACGCTTTGAGACTGAGAGGCATCTGATTAGGGTCTTGGCGTCAAGGAGTTTATTGCAGATGAGGAGGAGAATTGCATCTGGAAGACGATCAAAATGATCTTCTTGGTTGGAATCCATTGACTTGGGGAATAAGGGAGCGAGAGGCAGAAAAGAGTGGAAAAGGTTATAAAGGGTGCTACAGTTTGGTGGCTTTGAAAGAGCGAGACGCGTCTCTTGTCTGTTAGACCAAAGTCCGGAATGGTTACTAGGACACGGTTTTAGTAGGACCAAGTTTCTAAGTTTATAGAGGATGTTGTGGTAAGGAAACAACGTGCttatccaattttatttttggggtAAGAACGAAAAAAGAAGTAAAGATCAACAAACTATGGTGCtgcaaaaagtagataaatttaGTGGATTAGTTGCGTGGCATCCTCATCCTAGGTTGCCAAATTAGAAGACGGATAATGAGTGGCATGAAAGAGTCCCGAATTAGGTGCTCTACTGGATATTATATTCGTTAATTGTGTCTGACATCCACCATAGTTTACATTATTCATCaatcattttattcattatttaaaaaacagAACGAAGCgctacaaaaataaatagattaaataaaagtaaactcacaaagtGACGTAGCTTCATGTgatctgttagatctattttataataaaagtaattttataatctgatttTGATGTACCACACCAAACTACTTagttttgtaaatttacttttatatatttccttTGTGTTTAAAGTATACGATCTAATGGTATATGATGGAAGTAAAATCAGAGTGACATAActtctaggaaaaaaaaaaaaaaggaagaaaaaaccCAACTCTATATTTGTATGGTATGAGAACATTATTGAAATTTCCTTGTAATCCCGTGGAAGAGTTGTAACTTTTCTATGAAACAAAGCTCTATTTCCTTTTAAAGGTTACGTAAAATACATCCATTTTGCCTTTTTACTTCTTGAATTCGTAAAAGCTGtgatttgaaggaaaaagataaaaagaaaaagacatagCCAAACAGACGAGTGACCAAAATGCACTGCTGACACCTACTAAAAACTAGCACAAGCGATGATTAGATTTTCTGCAAAGGAATCATTGTATTGGTGTTAGCATGAAGTGACTCATCATTTACTTTCAGCAGCTGGTAAAGCCAGTATTGCAGAAGGTTAAAGAGTGGTAGATCTTGTTTAAGCAGAGTCTTACTTTTCACTCCtgctttaataaattattattcatgtgagttttagATATaactactttttttcaaagagtgGCACTTCAGGCCAGTCGGGTGTGAAAATAGTTTTCACACCAGCCAATCATCAACTGCCATGTAGGCATCCTAAATGCAATTAAACTGGACCGGCATACACCTGATCGgcctctcctctctccctccccaTCTCTATCGTGCTTGCTGTACAGTCCCACTccgatctctctctctgagtaAATTGCAACCCACCAGTTCGAAATTCATACTTTAATATAtgcacataatttttttctcacttcGCCGTAAAATTTTGAGCCATTGGTCTGTAATTCCAAGCACAAAAGGCAACTctttttttcaaagttttaGCTTGAAACCCATTTGATTATGGACATTATCAAGCTGATTCTATGTTCAAAATTTCATTCATTTGATGGTCACCGATGCTTATTCGAAGATGGGGCTCGACTCTTCTTTCCACTTTCCTTGTGATAATGAAGTACTGGTAAACCATATTGATGActactttcaaacaaaaacaaatctgaaaattgaaaatgaaagatCATTACGTTCTCTTTTGGTGATTTGCTCTGAAAACAAAAACCTCAGAACTTTCGTCTTTCCACcacaatacatttaaaatctcttttacactggaactctgtttttttttttttttttttcactcttatgttttttttttttttttgtgggttcAGCGACTCGTTTTCTAGGCAAGGACCAGGGTTCATtggttcttcattttctttttttatgcaaTGGTATTTTTATCGAGAAAAAGGGGTTGGAAGAGGAAGTAGCAGGTATAAATGTTGTTTTCCCCCCGTTTATGTCCTTTTATtatgttcttttcctttttcttcgtGAGCAAACTGAGGATGGGGTTGTTGTTGGTTTAAAGTTATGTTATTTTATGAAGAAATTGTCTTTGGTACTTCAACAGGTTATGGTAGATGATTAACTGTAGCGTGACTGGAGCTATCACCGCAATTTTCTTCCATATTATGAAGTCGGCAACAGGAGGAGCTGACTGACAGAGAATTCGTTGGCCTTCCTTCGGCGTCTTGAGTGCAGATGAGCGagggaaagggagagaaagaaggagagggagaggtTTTTGGTGCAGTTCCTTCGGCATCTTCAGTGCAGATggggggagggagagggagagggagagagaagaagagcaAGAAGTGGATTGGGTGTATGCGGATCCAATTCAATTGCTTTGAGATGCCTACCGTGGCACTTCATGATTAGCCGGTGTGAAATTAACCTCAAGGTTAAAAGGAGTTTGATACTTGCACgtcctaaaattataaatatcatttcttttaatattcagCTATTTAGTTTGTATCAATATCCTTAAAAGacattttctaatattttagcAGGCTTGATAAACGTTATTTTTTTAGCGGAGTGAGTTTATAATGAATCTCATGTTCGGAACATAAAAGTAGAAAACATGATTGAACTTAAAGATGTGTACAAATACAGGACGATGCAAGATGCATTGTGCATTAAATAGGGAACGTGGTGAGCCTCAAAAGAGTGCAAGTAGAGGAAATTATACAATTTATACAAGGAGATCAGCTGAAGGAAGCCATGGAAGAAGAAGTGATTACATGGACTTAAATCCTGGAAGGGATGAGTGGGATGTTGTTCTGCAAGTATGCACAAGCTGCACCTACTCCACTACCTAGCTTAACCGGGTAGCCCACATCCTTGAGTATCATCTCCACACCAGCAAGACAACCCAATAATTGCAactgaaaaaatggaaaaagaacaCAAGATAAAGCAGGGAAATTCACGAAGCAAATATGTGTTATGAACTGTAATTTctgattatttaaaatgaacttttccagaaaagaaaaatatttagagaCAGAAAGAAACTAGGTTAGGGTTGTGAAAACCATGAgattagaaaattataatacCTCATTCAGATTTCCAAGATGCCCTATTCTGAAAACCTTCCCAGCTACTTTGTTCAGGCCCAGACCTAAGCTTAAATTGTATCTCTTCCATCCCCTTCTAACAATTTCCGAACTATCAATATAGGGAGGAACTAAAACTGCAGTCACTGTGTCACTGAACCATTCCTCCTTTTGGGTGCAGTTCTTCAAGCCCCAAGCCTCCACAGCAAGCCTGCATTTTTAGTTTAGAAGGACCATTCGgaattcatattaaaaaaaaacatatggaAGATATACATCACAATGTTTTATATCTTCCATATGTTTTTCTTGCAAGTCAACCATCACATAGGAAGTGAGAATCTCAAATTATCACTTAGTTGCAGAACTgataaagatttaaaatattcCTCACCTTGTTGCTTTGCCCAGACGGCTATGCCTTGCAATCACATTGTCAAGTCCTTCCTCAAATATGAGATCTAGAGCTGCTCTGAGTCCATACAACAACTGGATGGAAGGGGTGTATGGCCAAAATGTTCCCATGTTGTAGAACTTCAAGTAGTCCTTCCAGTCAAAGAAAACTCTAACTGATTTTGCAGTTTTAGATGCCTCTAGAGCTTTGGGGCTTGCACACACAAAACCAATCCCAGtgggaagagagagagctttCTGAGATCCAGTTATTGAAACATCTATACcccattcatccattcggaaaTCGAGAGCACCTATGGAAGACACTCCATCAACAAGGAAGAGAGCCGGATGCCTGTAGTCATCTGAGAGTTCCACAGAGAACATAAGAACCATCTTATAAAGGAGAAAATCAGGAGATAAGGGATTATGGTATTAAAGTTGTAAAATGACAAGTAAAGTATATGAAACATCTCTATATAAAGATTTAATTGAAAAGGTGATGCAACCCAATTAAGTATTTATACTTTACGTACAGATTGTAGGAAGGGATTTGGACATACGGGCAATTCTATACCCTAGAATTTGGACAAACGTGCAACCTCATGGCTAGTTTATGATAAGGAAAAGGCTCTGGTTAATTTGCACCTATCATCCATGAAATGTGCAGCCAGACACACCCACACTGAGAAACATCATGCGAACAAAAGTACCCAATGATTGAATGATCTTAAAAAACATAATGCATCAAAATATGTATACTCTTCTCAAGCAAGAAGTATCCACTAAAAGAGTTTGCATACTTGACAGAAGAAAACGCTTATCAGTCACCAAAAGTGTTCCAACGGAAAATAGGTTATTTaacctttttaaaatttacattttggtttgggtttgaaaaatgaatgatgccATGGCAAAACAAAACTATAACACAATGATGCTTTCAGTTTGGCTGATTAAGCAAGGTTCAAGTGTTCATAACTCCATATGCAAAGGCAGCAATCTTTACAAATAATCTATATCACAAAAAATTCATTAGATGATACACTTACCAAGGATTTTCCTCACTTTTGCCAAGTTGTTAGTAACTCCCGTTGCTGTCTCATTGTGAACAATGCAAATTGCCTTTATGGTGTGTGCAGTATCTGCTGCAAGTTTTGATGCCAGAATATCAAGGTTGGCACCTTGGCCCCATTCACTTTCTATAACATCAACATTGAAGTTAAGGCGCTGCTGCTGATCTATCCAGAGCAGACTGAATTGACCAATGAGGAAAGATACAATCCGATCTCCTGGAGATAACGTGTTGGTAAGTGCACTCTCCCATGCACCAGTACCTGAACAAAAAACAGCATCATTATTTACACTTACATACAGAAAACTCATAAAATTGCGACTGCTATTCCAACCCTGGCAAAAATTGAGCGAGCTTGAAATCACCACCAACAATTTTTCTGGGAATATTACAGAATTAAAAGTATAGATTTAGTATTTTAGAAAAGCACATACAAAGTACCTTTCGTCCTCGAAACCAGAACAAATAAGACTTGAGGAAATTAAAcaagttatttaaaaattagattacctCTAGGAATGATGTAAACAATCAAGATAGCCAATTGTATAATTGTAAACATGTTGTCACTCAAAATGAATTTAAATCAAATGAAATGATACACGTTTCCTTCTTTTGAGATATGGTCATGTTTTAATGCATTAGAAAAGTAAGCCAATCtgaaaatagaaactcaatctTCATGCTGATTAAGGAATGCACTTCAATGAACATGAAATCTTTGCAAGAAAACTCTctgcaagaaaaaataaaatctctaaGGATGTCGATGAACACATTACCTGTGGTGGGGATAAGAAATGGAGTCCCACTAGTAGTCTTGAAAATTTTCTTCACATCCTCAAGCAGAGTTTTTGTCAATGCAGGGATAGCTGGAGAGCGGTAATCCTCGTTATTTCTATTCATAGCCCTAATGACAGGTTCCGGAATATTGACTGGCCCCGGAACAAAGAGATGGTTCCTCCCTGGTCCATACACATAGTCCATCTTTCCCCTACTGAAACTTCAATGTGGTATTGAGTTCTCAAAAATTCCTCACGCTTTCCAGCGCCAAAACACTTCCAACTACAAAAACCAACCTAACAAATTAATCTTATATAGCCTTCCATTATGCATTTTTCTCCCAAAACATGCAATCAATTACATGCATAGGACTTTTTGATGCCAAATACCTCATCTATGTAAAACTCAActgaaggaaatgaaaatggtCTATTCAATTGTTGAATTAGTTGTGAATAAGTAATGTTAAGAATTGAAATGGTCC includes:
- the LOC122291127 gene encoding F-box protein At4g18380-like; this translates as MDSNQEDHFDRLPDAILLLICNKLLDAKTLIRCLSVSKRFASLIPQIDTVFLPLPRVVPDPKPGEGLPKKVFKVFVQNLVTKLVRFLQHIIFARHATNFKPDHFLYHSPYGVLKNFNGVKTLHLELPCIGCDMGFDSGDHSLRLLKWKAEFGQELKSCVILGATSFERKKLSSTNTGNEVRDEEEQECFQPYLAEEVLDLQIMWTISCLVSASVRHYLLKEIVAKCRTLQSVVVTDVSKQGKLCMAEEQLVELRNITMNSMGTSTERTPIPNSCIKLWYEPVMEFPASGIVMKGVTVMVIRPVNGGVTWGEGKSDGDLLVGDLDGKEDHEDKAVFREAVGEMVKRKTKFVMELSSF
- the LOC122291862 gene encoding serine--glyoxylate aminotransferase-like, encoding MDYVYGPGRNHLFVPGPVNIPEPVIRAMNRNNEDYRSPAIPALTKTLLEDVKKIFKTTSGTPFLIPTTGTGAWESALTNTLSPGDRIVSFLIGQFSLLWIDQQQRLNFNVDVIESEWGQGANLDILASKLAADTAHTIKAICIVHNETATGVTNNLAKVRKILDDYRHPALFLVDGVSSIGALDFRMDEWGIDVSITGSQKALSLPTGIGFVCASPKALEASKTAKSVRVFFDWKDYLKFYNMGTFWPYTPSIQLLYGLRAALDLIFEEGLDNVIARHSRLGKATRLAVEAWGLKNCTQKEEWFSDTVTAVLVPPYIDSSEIVRRGWKRYNLSLGLGLNKVAGKVFRIGHLGNLNELQLLGCLAGVEMILKDVGYPVKLGSGVGAACAYLQNNIPLIPSRI